Genomic DNA from bacterium:
TTGTGTGGGTGAACTTGTACTCCACATCGAAGGGCGAGCCGGCCGGGAAGACCACCGCGCCTTCCCAGACGCCGTCCAGGTTGGCGTCGGTCAGCGACGTGCTGCCCGAGGTCCAGTCCAGCGGCGAGGTGCCACCCTGCACCGAGACACCCAGCACACCGTCCAGGCAGCGCACGTCCACGGCGAAGAGGACCTCGATGTCCACCGTGGTGGCCTGGGGCGCCTGGAAGTTGTTCCAGTAGACCGGCGTCAGTAACTGGAAGCCGTTGTCCGCCATGCACAGGAAGCGGTTGGGCGTATCCTCCCAACTCCAGCCCGAACCATCGTTGCGGGTGAACTTGAACTCGGTGGTGTTGATCGTGCCGGCGGGGAAGGTGACGGTCAGGGTGTAGATGCCGTCCTGGTTGAAGTCGTTCATGGGTCGGGAGCCGGCATCCCAGTTGAGCGGGGCCGTGCTGCCCTGGATGGAGACGCCGCCGGCGTAGCTGGCCGGATCCTGCTGGGTCATGTCCACCTGGAAGACCACCTGCTGCTGGGCGTTGAGCGCATGCTCGTCGCAGGGGCAGATTTCCTGGTTGCTCCAGTAGCCGAAATAGTTGTCCACTGTCGCACCGGGGGCCACCTCGTACTCGCGGTTGGCGAAGGGGCCGCCCGCCAGGCTTTCCCAGTTGGTGCCGTTGCGGAACTTGAACTCGATGGTGGAGGCGGAGCCGGCCGGCCACTGGATGTCATAGGTGTAGAGGCCGCCGCCGGCGGGCGTCATCGCCTGATAGGTCCACCCGTTGAAGGAGCCGGAGATGCCCGGGCCGGGGCCGTTGGGCGTCACGCAGTGGAAGTCGCCCGTCACCTGGAGGACGAAATCGTCGCTGGTGGCGTCCTGGACCAGGTAGTAGGCGGGGGACTCCGCCGTGAAGGTGGCGCCGGGGCTGCCCGGGCGGGCGGTGAAGGGCGCCACGCCGTCGCCGTCGGCAAACTCGCAGTAGAACTCGACGATGCTGCCCGTGAGGGAGCTGACCGGGATGTCGGCGAAGTACTCGCTCAGGGGCGTGTAGCAGTCACCCGTGTTGAGTTCCATGGCCAGGGATGTGTACTGCGTCTCGCCCTCGGCCCGGTAGAAGAGGGTCTTGGTCATGGACTCGCAGTCGGTGGGCGGATCGCAGATGCCCGTGCAGTCCGTCTTCAAGGCCCGGGCGTAGACGCGGACGTCGGAGCTGTTGGGCACCGTGTCGCCGGACTCCTGCCACTGCAGGTAACTCTGCTCCACCAGGGCGGAGGCCGGCTGGGCCGCCAGGGCCGCCAGCACCGCCAGGGTGGGAATTCTGGAAAGGAGCTTCATCATGGACCTCCTGAATTTGGGTTGATTCACAAGCCGGAGCCGACGGCGGTGACGACATAGAAGCGTCGCGCTCCCTCCACCGGCAGTAGATAGTCCAAGTCACCCGTCTCGGCCAGCGGCGCGCCGGCGGGCTCGTCCCACGGGTTGTCCAGGGCGTGGAGGCGATAGCCCAGGGCGCCCGCCACCGCGTTCCAACTAAGGCGCAAGTGCCCGTCGAGCAGGATCTGCGCGGCCAGCTGGGGGGCCGCCGGCGCCGCGGCCACCGGATTGTTGGGCGCCACGCCCATGAGCGGCATGGGTCCGGCCAGGGGCGGCTGGGCGAAGACCCACCAGGAAGCCAAAGTCACGTTGGTGCCCGCGGGATTGGCCTGGGGCCAGGCCACCACCGTCACCAGGTTGTTCTCCTGGGTGAAGTTGGCGCAGAGGGCCAGGCCGGCGGGGTGGTTCAGCTCGCTCCAGGGGATGCGCAGTTCGGTGATCAGGTTGCCGCTCCACCCCTCGTAGCTGGTGCCCGAGTGCGTCCCGTACTGCACGTAGCTCCAGGCGCCGCCTGACCAGTGGTTGATCTGCATGGTGTTGCCGCCGCCCTCCACCGCGATGGTGAACTCCGGCCGGTGGTCCGTGGTGAAGCCGACCCGGCTCCAGGAATCGCGCGGGGCCCCGCTGCCGGGGAGCAGGTCCGTGTCCAGGTGGACGAAGAAATCGCCCGTGGCCAGGGAGCGCCCGTGGTAACCGATGTAAAGGGCTTCCTGGTCCCACGTGAGGAAGAGGCTGTCGACGCGCTGCTCCATCAGCTCGGTGGCGGCGATGAAGTCCGGCGTGCCGTCCACCAGGATGCTGTGGGGCGTCAGCCCGTTGGGCACCTGGAAGGCCGCCGTGTCGTGGGCGGGGTCCACCAGGTTGCCCGCCAAGTCGCGTACGCCCGGGGCGCGGATCTGCCCGCCCATGCCGCCCGCCAACCCGGAGAGGCGCAGCAGGACACGGCGCGGCCAGGCTTGTCGCTCCGCCGACAGCAGGGCGACGCCGGCGGGGAAGCCGCTGAGCTGCCAATGGGCGAGGTTCTCCGCGCTGGTCTCGTCCACCGCCTCGTCGAAATCCAGCACGGCGAAATGGGGCGCCAGGAAGGGCGCCGTGGCCGCCAGGCGCGGGGCCCGCACGTCAAGGCCGGCCTGGGCCAGGGCGGTCAGCTCGGGCACCTGGCCCTGGGCGTCGGGGGCCGTGCTGCGGCCGGCGTAGAAGAGGTAGCGGAAGCGGCCCTCGCCCAGGATCTCGTCGCCGCGCACCAGCGTGCCCTGGAAGTCGGAGGCGTGCTGGGCGCCGCCGTTGCCCAGCACCAGGGCCGCCGTCCAGCCCGTGGTGGCGTTGCGTTGCCCCATCCAATCCGCCCGCGGCCAGGAGGCGCCAGGATCCCACAGGCGGGTGGTGCGGGCGTTCCAGAGCAGGTCCAGATAATCCGGCGTGAAGCCGTGCTTGATCCAGGTGGGGAGGGGCGCGTCGTAGTCGCAGATGATCCAGGGTTGTCCCGCCGTCACGCTGAAGGATTTCTCCAGGCCGCCCGCATGGCTCAGCCGCACGCGCGCGAAGCCGGACCCCAGCGAGTCCACGCTCATGGCATAGGCGTCGTACTGGGTGGAGGGGGACACGTCGGCGAAGGCGGAGACGTGGTTGTGGGCGGCCCCGTCGTCGAAATCCATCTCCGTCTCCACCCAGTAGGCGCTGCAACTGCCCACCAAGCTGGCGGCGCCCGTCGAGTCCTTGGCGAAGATCCAAGGCGCCCGTCCACCGTTCTCCTCGAAGACGGCCAGCACGCGGTCGCTGAAGAGCACCAGCTCCTCCACGCCGTCGGCGTCCACGTCGGCCCGCTGCGCGCCGGTGCCCTGCCAGGCCTGGCCGCCCCACCAGCGCCCCGCCTCGGCGTAGATGCGGGCGTTCTTGATGTGGGAGGCGTAGCGGTGGATCCAGCCACTGATCTCGCTCCCGTCGTGCCAGCCCGTCTCGTGGAGGTTGGTCATGAGCACGTGCCAGGCCAGGGTGGAGAGCCCGTTGTCGGGGCTGCCCATGATCCAGCTCCAGGTCTCGTGCCAGACATGGCCGTAGTTCCAGGCCGGATCGTGCTGGTCGCTGCGGCTGGGGCTGGAGGCCCAATGGCCGTACCAGGAGTTGCGCGTGCCGGGGCTGAGCCAGTCCGAGCCGTAGCCGCCCCTCCCGCCCAGCAGGCCGTAGGTGCCGTTCTGCAGGTTGATCGGCCCGCCCGCGAAGCCACCCAGGGCGTTGTCCAGCTTGAGGGACTGCACGGCCCCGGCCGTGCCGGCGATCTGCTGCACCAGCCAGATCATGTTGTTGAGGGCGCTGGGGAATTGCTGCCCGAAGCCGGCCACCTCGGCCACCACCTCCCAGTCCGTGCCGTAGACGAGCAACTCGTCCGGCGAGCAGTCCAGGATCATGTTCCAGGCGGTGCCGGCGTCGCTGTGGCAGGCGCCGGTGAAGGGGCCGTTGATGGGGATGACGTTGAGGTCGCCCTGGCCGGGCACGGGAATGGTGTAGATGTGGCGGTCGTTGGCCCAGTTGTTCTGGTAGTCGCAGTGCTCCTCCTGGTCGAGCAGCACGGCCCAGACGCCGTGGGGCAGCCAGTCGTCGCCGATCCAATCCACCACGTGGGCGGCGGTGTCCCAGGGGTTGCCGTCGTTGTCCTCAGGGCTGACCCACACGCGCTCCGGCACCCAGGCGACGTGGGGCGTGTAGCCATAGCGCCAGGCTGTCATCTGGGCGTGGGTGTGGACCGACCAGTCGTTCATGGAGTCCTGGACGAAGGGCATGATGTGCTGGGCGTAGGCGCTGGTGAGCAGCCCGGCCCAGCCCTCCGCCGCGCCGCGCGCCAGCCAGGCGTTCCAGCCCTCCACCGCGCCGCCCGCCGGGTAGTACCACTCCGCCGCCGTCTGCAGGGGGCCGGCCACGTGGAAATTGGCCGGGATGTCCAGCACGTCGTGCAGGCCCAGGATCTCGTCGAAGCCGTTGTGGTTGCTGCCGGTGTTGAGGTAATCGTCCCAGTGCTGTTCGTGGGCGCTGGCCTCGTCGCCCCACAGCACGTCGGTCCAGGTGAGGCCCTGGTTGCCGTGGTGGACGAAGGCGACGTGGCAGGGTGTCCGCTCGCCCCCCGCCGGACGGTCCAGGCGATCCGCCTCGCCGGCGGCCAGTCCGCCCCAATAGGTGCGCAGATCGAGGGGCGCTTCCACTGCCAGCAGGGCGGGCCACTCCACCCAGTCGGCCGGCAGCCACAGCTCCAGCACGGCAGCCCCCTGGGCGCGGCGCAGATCCGGCCGATCTGTGTCCAGGGTGCGCCAAGCGCCGGCGGCCAGCACCTGCCGCTCCAGCCGCTCCGTGCCGTGCAGCACCAAGCGGGCCGCCTTGGCTCCGTGCCGGGCCTCCGCCGCCAGGACCGCGCGCCCGCCCCAGGGCTCCCGCGTTCCGATGCGCAGCACGGCCTGCCCGTCCACCAGGCCGGCCGCGGCCAGGCTGAGGTCGACAGCGGGCGGGCAGCTCTCCTCGATGGGATCCAGGCCCACCAATCGCAGGCCTGGGCTGAAGCCGGGCGGCGGCGCGTCGGCGGCGGCGCGGGTGGACAGCAAGAGACCTGCGGCCAAGCTTGTGGCCAAGGCCGATCCATTGGGTCGAGAGAATGGTGAGGTCATGGTGCTTCCTGATGGGACTCCCAGCCTCTTGGGTTGAGCAAAAATAGCGCCAGCCCCTTGTTGCACAGATTGCGTTGATGGTCATATAGATTGGCCCCGGCTGGAAGGCGTCGGCCCGCCGCGGGATGGCAGGTCCGCCGGAAATTGGACAGCCGGGCGGCGAGGTCAAGTGCTACAAACAGCAAGGAGATAAGTGGCCAGGGGCAATCCGCCCGCAGGCGGGTGTCGAGCCGGGCAAGCGACTGTTGCCCCATGTGGGAAGGCGGGCGGATGGTGTCTGCGCCAACGAACAGGTGTCCGACCAAGGGTCGGACACCCTGGCAGTAGTTGCCGCCCGGCTGTACGGCCCTTCGGCAAGACAGCCGACAATGGGTGCGTCTCGCCAGAGCCGGAGAATTTCCCGGCGGGTGGGTGTCGCGCCGGGCGGGCGATCTGTTGCCCCAAGTGGGGAGGTGGTCGGGGGCTGTCTGGATTGCCGAACAGGTGTCCGACCCATGGTCGGACACCTGAGCAAAAACTGCCGCCCTTGGTGGATCAGCGCGGCGTCCAGCCCTTCTCATTCAGCAGGGTGCGCAGCTCCGGCAGGCAGCGCCGCGCCGCCTCGCGCCCGGCCCGGCGGGCCGCCTCCACCTCGCCGAACTTGTGGAAGTCCAGGCCATCCAAGTCGGGGCGGACAAGCAGGTCGGCCTGGGAGCGTCGGTGGTCCACGTTGTGCATCTGGATGATGAAATAGGCCTGACGCATCACATCGATGGGGCCGCGCAGTTTGCCGTCCAGGAGGGGGTGGGAGACATCCACCGCCACCACCACGGCGGCGCCCGCCTCCCGGGCGCTGAACACCGGCACCTCATCCACCAGCCCGCCATCGATGAGCAGGCGCCCTTCCCAGGGCACGGGTTCGTAAAGCCCCGGTACGGTGGCGGAGGCAAGCATGGCGTCGAGCAGGGGTCCTTTGCGCAGCAACAGGCGCTCGCCCGATTGCAGATCCGTGGCCACACAGATGAGGGGGATGGGGCAGTCCTCCAACCTCATCCCTCCCACCAGCGGGGCCAGCCGGCGACGCACCTTGCCCCACTCGAAGATGCCCAACCCGCCAAGTTGCAGGTCCATCAGGTGGAAGATGCCGAGTCCATCCGCCTGGGCGGCGATGCGCTCGACAGGCAGGCCGGAGCAGTAGAGTCCGCCCACGATGCTGCCCATGGAGGCGCCCAGCACCAGATCGGGGCGCAAGCCTTCCTCCTCCAGCACCTCCAGCACGCCCAGGTGGGCGTAGCCCAGCGCCGCGCCGCCCCCCAGGGCCAGGGCGAAGAGAGGCCGCTCGCGGGCCGCCCTGGACGAAGAGGGCATGCCCACCGTCAGCACGAGCGCCAGGACAAGAAGGACGTGCCGGCCCATCACGCCTCCACCACGCGCAGGGCGAGATCCCAGCCACTGTGCTTGCGGAGGTTGAGCACGCCGCTGTCGAAGAGAAGGTACTGGCCCTTGATCGCCTGCAGCACGCCCTCCAC
This window encodes:
- a CDS encoding patatin-like phospholipase family protein encodes the protein MGRHVLLVLALVLTVGMPSSSRAARERPLFALALGGGAALGYAHLGVLEVLEEEGLRPDLVLGASMGSIVGGLYCSGLPVERIAAQADGLGIFHLMDLQLGGLGIFEWGKVRRRLAPLVGGMRLEDCPIPLICVATDLQSGERLLLRKGPLLDAMLASATVPGLYEPVPWEGRLLIDGGLVDEVPVFSAREAGAAVVVAVDVSHPLLDGKLRGPIDVMRQAYFIIQMHNVDHRRSQADLLVRPDLDGLDFHKFGEVEAARRAGREAARRCLPELRTLLNEKGWTPR